A portion of the Oryzias melastigma strain HK-1 linkage group LG1, ASM292280v2, whole genome shotgun sequence genome contains these proteins:
- the eri2 gene encoding ERI1 exoribonuclease 2 — MSTKKLAKTLGLVKQRSKNVSSASKRVISNQIFSYLIVIDFESTCWREKNNYSQEIIEFPAVLLNTSTGDIDSEFHTFVQPQEHPILSEFCTELTGITQVQVEAGIPLQICLPRFNRWLQSLQLEMGFTFPNKQQTSSASSSAQKLCTFVTWSDWDLGVCLQYECKRKQLHKPDVLNNWIDLRSTYRMWYNRKPKGLNGALQDLGLLFDGREHSGLDDAKNTARLAAKMMRDGCVMKITRSLDRTPVVVQKNATHLIENTKEKLTVSKNEDGPSTSKSFLPKVLNKACQKQTFPEKNNESSAVVVGSTSLIKSVQKCESLISPKTLLNAPPAAAALWGHTRTPPAARMSSTPMNLHSTHNSSSHVLCSTTISCLTDVPQANQRSDAASVDDMEDVELLVDPEERCGSYDDVVLECGENEGDSEFHAGICDEEESENSHSSRNDVTVGVNLKERGTVVQRNLGNILQNSLIWENKILVSTRSVFNPKKEMTNLVKSDHCFAVPKPVNWRKQNQSKIVPSPKVQEKSYKNNTKDVLGTNFLVSKNISTLNIISSKPKPDITKHVRPLNSPLTIYSEPEKRSSSVSLHTPNNVLSTLPTNSFSSHVNRSCVSGTTKGQKMTSPLCACGRRAKRQVVSNGGPNHGRGFYCCPVRRSGGKGKMEKRCDFFKWESALMKSNAVDASVFRSSVSFCHMNSSLSHYLANKAQLRKSC, encoded by the exons ATGTCTACGAAGAAACTAGCAAA GACATTAGGATTAGTGAAGCAGAggagtaaaaatgtttcttctgcATCGAAAAGGGTTATATCAA ATCAAATATTTTCATACCTGATTGTGATCGACTTTGAGTCTACTtgctggagagaaaaaaataactacagtCAAGAAATCA TTGAGTTCCCGGCTGTTCTGCTGAACACCTCCACAGGGGACATTGATTCAGAGTTTCACACTTTTGTTCAGCCCCAGGAGCACCCTATTCTTTCAGAGTTCTGCACCGAGCTAACAGGAATTACACAG GTGCAAGTGGAAGCAGGTATCCCGCTCCAGATATGTCTGCCACGCTTCAACCGCTGGCTACAGAGCCTGCAGCTGGAGATGGGATTCACATTTCCTAACAAACAACAGACATCCTCTGCCTCTTCTTCTGCACAAAAGCTTTGCACCTTTGTAACGTGGTCAG ACTGGGATCTTGGAGTTTGTTTGCAGTATGAGTGTAAACGCAAACAGCTTCACAAACCCGATGTTCTCAACAACTGGATAGACCTGAGAAGTACCTACAGG ATGTGGTATAACAGGAAACCCAAAGGCCTGAACGGCGCATTACAGGATCTAGGATTACTGTTTGATGGCAGAGAACATTCTG GTTTGGATGATGCCAAAAATACAGCACGGCTGGCGGCCAAAATGATGAGGGATGGGTGTGTGATGAAGATCACTCGGAGTTTGGACAGG acTCCAGTAGTGGTCCAAAAAAATGCTACTCATCTgatagaaaacacaaaagaaaaactgaccGTCAGTAAAAATGAAGATGGGCCGTCCACCAGCAAATCTTTTCTTcctaaagttttaaacaaagcCTGTCAAAAACAGACGTTTCCAGAGAAGAATAATGAAAGTTCAGCCGTCGTGGTGGGCTCCACTTCActtataaaatctgttcaaaaGTGCGAAAGCCTCATTTCACCAAAAACATTACTGAACGccccaccagcagcagcagcactgtgGGGTCACACTCGCACACCACCAGCTGCCCGCATGTCATCTACCCCCATGAACCTTCACTCAacacacaacagcagcagcCATGTTTTATGTTCCACCACTATTAGCTGCTTGACTGATGTACCTCAAGCAAATCAGCGCTCTGATGCAGCATCTGTGGATGACATGGAGGATGTGGAGCTTCTCGTGGACCCAGAGGAGCGCTGTGGTTCATATGATGACGTTGTGTTGGAGTGTGGAGAAAATGAGGGAGATTCAGAGTTTCATGCTGGAATCTGTGATGAGGAAGAGTCTGAAAACTCACACTCATCCAGGAATGATGTCACAGTTGGGGTGAACTTAAAGGAGCGTGGAACTGTTGTGCAGAGGAACCTTGGAAATATTTTACAGAATTCATTAATCTGGGAAAATAAGATTTTAGTATCGACGAGGAGTGTCTTTAATcccaaaaaagaaatgacaaatctTGTAAAGTCCGATCACTGTTTTGCGGTTCCTAAACCTGTTAACTGGAGGAAGCAAAATCAGAGCAAAATTGTCCCTTCCCCAAAAGTGCAAGAGAAATCctacaaaaataatacaaaagatGTACTTGGGACAAATTTCTTGGTCTCAAAAAACATTTCCACTCTAAATATTATTTCTTCTAAACCCAAACCAGATATCACTAAACATGTCCGGCCTCTGAATTCACCTTTGACCATTTACTCTGAACCAGAAAAAAGATCATCGTCTGTCTCTCTCCACACACCCAACAACGTCCTCTCCACTCTACCAACCAATTCCTTCTCCTCTCATGTTAACCGTTCCTGTGTCTCTGGGACAACTAAAGGGCAAAAGATGACCTCCCCGCTGTGCGCCTGTGGCAGGCGTGCAAAGCGGCAGGTCGTGTCAAACGGCGGTCCAAACCACGGGCGAGGGTTTTACTGCTGTCCGGTCCGCCGATCAGGAGGCAAAGGCAAGATGGAGAAAAGGTGTGACTTTTTTAAGTGGGAGTCGGCTCTGATGAAGAGTAATGCAGTGGATGCTTCTGTTTTCAGGTCCTCCGTGTCATTTTGTCACATGAACTCCTCTCTATCACACTATCTAGCTAATAAAGCTCAACTAAGAAAGAGCTGTTAA